DNA from Elaeis guineensis isolate ETL-2024a chromosome 2, EG11, whole genome shotgun sequence:
GAACAATAAATATAAGAGGCAATACCAGGAACATGACAGAAAAGAATCAAAACATCAATCGATAAACAAAGCAAGGaacaaatgatatttttaatgatTATTTGTGATTATTCtgcataaatatttgaaaagtaaAAGATAGTATAATGGATAAAAGATCAAATGAAGTACTTATTAATAAAATGAGGAGAACCAAAAACAATACTGATGGTATGGACATTCCATTTGCTGCAGCTTCAATCTTAGCCCTCTAAGACAAATACTTGCCAGTATTGCAGCCATCAAACTTATACTGCCCTAGCAGCTTCTAGTCACAATACAGTTATTTGAAACAGTGAAGTCATGGAATATTTTTGAAATAGCTTTGCCCTTCCCAAACTTATCCTGTTTTCATTCTTCAGGTTGCAGAACAAGCGCAAGTTCCGGTCATTTCAAGTAAAACAGACTAAAGCCTCTCTAAATCAAGATTGAGGCTGCAATGGTAGCAAAGTGTCCCTTGTTCCATACTAGTAGAGCTGCCATACATGAGCACCAATTGGCTGCGCCTATCTAGAAGTTTCAAATAGGCCTACTGCCTTACCCCAACACCAAACTCAAACCCAACAAGCTGTTGCAACTAGAACATTAAATTAGGGGACTTGATGTAACCAATCCATCAGAATCCAATATGGTCCGAAGAAAGCAGCCTTTTAAAAGAACAAATGAGCCATGCCAGCATCCATATAACCTGAAGTGCCCGAGAAGACATGCATAACTATAATTATGTTGGGGAGAAAGGTAGTTCTGCCAAGGAAAATCAGATGCATTTGACACCCATATAGACAGCTTTTCTTCAAGTATGAAAGGAATATTATAGGACTTGGTTTTGGTTTTTAATACAACAGAAACTTATTCTCTCGCACCACTCAAGTACATACTAGTTCAGCATTTGAGAAATATCAGCCAGGGAGAGTCAAGGAAATGTGAAAAGATTGTCAATATTTCACAAGAAATTACAAAAAAAGTAATTCACAAAATTTTCTAAAGAGGAGCAAGGTTTAAAACAATGACATGTCCTTGTATTAATATATTCATAGACATCAGAGAAAAAAGTGTAGCTGATAGGTTAGTTAACAAAGACCCATCtctttccaattttttttaacgTAATAAATCCTGAGATCCAGCTTACGAGTCGGGGGaaaaatatatgtatgtacgGATACACATGCACATATACACATATCTACTATTTATAAAAAAAGAACAAAACAGTTGGACATGCAAATGTGAAGCCTCTGCAGCATATAACACTTGTATCTCACAGGGACCCCATATGACtcctttttttctcatgccaatcctcccccatgaaaatgtaatacatatgcatatacatgtaTGTGTGCTTGCATCCATGCAAATACATGTATGTATGATTAGTGGAAGCGCATGGATGCATTTACATTTATGTTTAGCTTACAGTCACTAACCTTAGAACTACATCACAAGTATTAGTGTAAATAAATCATAAAGACAGAATTTTGTTGATAACATGATTAACAGGTAACAAATTTTACTGCAACCTTATATTCATTTCTATTTCAATAAGAACAGCATTACATATGCTTTCACTCATGCTGATTTTTTCAAGCAATTATCATCCAAGCCTTCTATCATAACTATGGATATTTGTAGTGAATCTTAATCTTAGAACATCAACTAATATCATACTACCTTTAAATTACATAACCATGGAAATCCACCTGGATATCAATAGTTGGTTCCCCTATaactaatctaaaataatttggTCTTTAATATAGGCCCCCAGAATTTAAAACCATATGCTTCTCATGACAATACAACACTCCATACATTTctgtaaataattatatatagtgTGTTGTATACCTTCTCAGTTCTGACCAGTGTAATTTCTGCAGTACTTTGCAGTATGCTTCCTCCATGACAATAAAAACCATTAATGATTATTTTGCTTATCCCCAAATATACATCATTTTGGGTAAGAAAATTACCTTCATGATAGACCTACCAGACAAAAAGCCAACATGATTCCATACTGTTGGCATTTGCATTGATCATTTTTCCATCACCATCTTCAATAAATCTGTAATATAAACAATATATTAACTTCACAGCAATAGTGTAATTTAGCATATCACATTTTCTTACAAAAAGGAATCACAATGCCCATTCTAATCATTTAGGACATCTTTATTTTCAAGACTGCATTACACAAGCTGGCCAACCAGATTAATTTATTGGTTTCATGATTTCATCAGTCTTCAAAGATCATATCACCCTCACTTTTAAAGAATCTAACCAGAACACATCAAATTGCTCAATAAGTATGCTTTTCGCCTTCAAATTCCACAGAATCTTCCCGGCAATTCTTTAACAAAATCTGTTATCTGACTCAACATAATAAATGTCtttcaatttcaatttctttccttCAGTCATCTCTAATGAATGTTAGGTTTTCCATTTCTTTTAAACTCCACTAACTTATTTTTGGGGGTCTTATGATTTCCTTGCTTTTCtctatacatacatatgcacatacatacctatacatatgtatgtatacacatccATAGGTACCGGCCTATATTATCAGTCAATGAATGTTGAAATTATCATTTCTTAACTGTACAACCAAATTGGTACATTTAGAAGATGTGATAGCAAGAATTGAGTATATAAAACATTGCTAATCAGAGGCCCAATTTAAACCATAAATTTAGTGCTGCCAAAGGAACAACTAAATTTATCATATTGTTTTTCAAGGGCTAGTCTAGAGCCACAAAAATTAGTGTGGGTCAAAATAAGAATAATAACCAAAAAACCAAAGAACCCCTAAAAGGGGTTTACCACATCACTGAAAAAGCACCACAACACATGTAACACTGATACAGAACAAGAACTTAGATCAAGAAGTCCTTGCATCATAACTGGACCATGTAAATTGTCCATGATACTCGAGAAACATCCTACACTTGGTTATCTATTTCTTGAATATGAGTGGCCATAAAACTCAAAGATACATGGACATAACAAAAAAGCTGTTTGCAAATTAATGGTccacagaaaataaaaatattgtttTCTGATAATAGTGGTCCTCACCAACATGTTAGTCATGAACATTTTATTTGGTTTCACTAACATCTAATGCAATAGGGTTCATCAAATCCTCTCAACCGTGGCACCACCCATTCCATGTGAAGAAGCCATGATATGCTCTTAGTAGCTATACTAGTTTCAGCTTGATGAACCACGCTGACTACCAAACTTAAAAATACTGTACCACAGATACTCGTGATTTGCATGATGTCCACAAGTAAAAATGTCTATTAAGGTGACATTTGTCGATGACATGTTGTCAATTTATGAGAGTAAGGTCAAATGTTGATAAATGAAGAAAAACTTTAAGGACCTAACAATCAGCAAAATATTAAGTGTACACAGATGTCTTCAATTAAATTGAAAATATTTGAAGGACAcccaagtgaaaaaaaaaaaaagctgatggAAAAAGAGATACCATATCGTGATCGATATTAACCCGTGACTTGGACAAACAAATCTATATAATAGAAATAAGGCTTTAAGAAATGCTAGGCAATAAGAGAGTCCAAGTAGATGAAGAACAAAGGAGAAGATGAGGATTTTCATTTGGATATGTTAGTTAGTTAGAAAGGATAATAGGATAGGAGTTAAGAAGAAGCATATATAACAAAGATGTGAGTTGGCCCAACAAAACTTAGTGCTTAATTTTGTGTCTAAGTTCAGGAATGAAGGAAAAAGCTTAGGAAACTTGGATAGAACTTGCTTGAAGTTGGAAAAAGTTGCTCATAAAATCAAGGGCACTTTTAATACAAATTCTTTTGGTAGCAGATTCAGTACAAATCATAAATGAATAAGGATTTATGATGCCAACTCCTGATAGCTCGGATAATAATTCATGGATATATTTATGGTAACAAATTTCTAGAATATTATGAATATCTTAGAGTCCATTCACAAAGCGTTACTTAAATTAATAATGAGAGTACAATGAGATCATGCTGTCTATGAGTCTTAAGTTTCCGTAGAGATTTAACACATGAATCTCAATATAGAACCCTGTAACCAATTGAAGATTATTATATTAATCaataatatttttcagaaaaagaTATGAGACCTCCAGGTTCTTTGGTAGTGCAAAAAAGATTGCAGTCAACATTGTTGGCTAGGAACTCAGAGATCAATGCATTCAATGCCGTAGGCCATTGTTAAGCAAATCTGCAAACATAAAGCATTGAAACAATATTTACCACTTGGAACATGGAAAGTGGACAATCGCTATAAAACAAATGGAAAAAGAATTGAtgggtgtgtgtgtatctatgtcTTTatatgaccaaatcttctaatcaGAACATCGAGATCATACTCCGGAATGCTTATGGATGAACTTAACAGGTCAATGATGGTCTTCCACCTACCTGGAATTAGACATTCCTAAACTTTCAACTGACTAAAACCTACTCTCGATCACGTACAAGACAATAAGCTACATAAACCAATTGCTCTGAGCTCTGACATTTAGAAAAGAGAGAATTGGTGCCTTCAACTACAACAGATTTGGCTTTTTAAAAGATCACACCTtttgaaaattaattaaaataagaaGTTTGCAGAACGAAGTCTAAAAGTTCAGGTGCAAACTAAAAGGCTTGTACAATATGTTCTGATATTGAGAACAACCTCAGCTAAAAAATAATCAGGCAAAACCCACAGTTTATCAAGTTAACCCATCCCAGATCAATATGAATACATggtttcaattaaaaaaaaaacatacgaactaaattattaaaagctGTACCTCATGACTCCAGAAAAATATTAACCATTTCTGCACAACTAAGAGTACAATAGACATAGTTATGAAAAGTAAACTGATTTTTTCCAAATTCTTATTTGCTTATTTCTTGCTGTTATATTGCTAATTGCATCTAAATTGAAGACGGCTAAAACCTTGAGATGAGCATGCTTGTTATTAATGGATTATAATCTCAAAAACTGTGCTGAAGGCAAGTAAATGAAACTTAAGCATAAGCCCACATCTGCTGCCAGCAagcagaaattgatcaaaccaacgGATATTGCTTTTCAGCACTGTGTCCAATAAAAAGAAATAGGAGAGAAGAATACCTAAATACTTGGAGTAAAATGAGCAAAGCCTCGAAAAGTCACCCTTTGAAGAGGCAATTTATAGGACTGAGTCCATTGAATGCAGATCGTACCAGCTAGAAAGGTACTTTTCAGACTTTTACACTCCAATACAAATTGCAATATTCTCTAAGACTTGCATGTCTAATCAGCAAATTGTATGCCGTGTTATGTTGTTGGGACAATTTTTTCCATGTTACTAATGTTTTGTTAGTTGCAGATTACAAACAAACAAAAACAAATTTAGAATATAATTAAGCACAAAAGTCAAATGCTTCTCAACATTTTTCCCCCTTTGATGGCACTAGCACTTTAATTCATGATTTCCATTTCTCTTAGCTCGAGCAAAATAACTAAATGCAATGGGGCAATTTAACTAGAAATTAATGTTCAAACCTATGCTTGTCTATTGGAATTATCGAAAGAAAAAGCTCAATAGGAATATTCATTAATGAGATcccatctctttaaatagatgagAAATAAGTACATAAAAAAAGAAGTACATGCTTGAAAAGCAAGCACATACCATGTTTAGAGATATACGAAGTTTAGAAATATACTAAATATGTCCTTCTTATATAAGGACTTATTAAATAAGCATATTTCTAACACTCTCCCTTAAGTTGGAGCATATATATCAAACATGCCCAGCTTGTTACACGGAATTGAAAATACTAAAACATGGAGACTTAGTCAAAATATCAGCTACTTACAAGATGATATGAATAAAGCCAGCCAGTCGTCATAGGTAGGATCTTTGAAATTTGGAGGATCTTCAATTAGGTATCGCACCTTTCATTAGACATCAATaaacaatttgaaagattgagcccACAAAAGATAGTGCCATTGAGCTTTACCATGGTTGCTATTAGATTTCTTATCACAACGTCAGAACTGGGAGTCAGAGGTGTCGAGAATTGTTTATTGTCGTAATTTAAGAACGCCATAGCAGCCAGAGAGGAGAACAGAAACAACCAAACAGCCAGACAATAAAAAAGAGGGAAGAAAGGATACCTTTACATGGCAGCCAGAGAAATCACGGGTAGTGTACCGCTTCCATGATTAGTAGATAGCCAGAAAAACAGCCAAAGAACTTTTGCATGGCAAAGGAAAGGAACCTATGTTGATTTGTTCAAGAATAGTTTGTTTTTCGAGATGCACAGAAGGTCCCTCAGCCAATCTTGTAGAATCAAAAGCAGATTTCAACAAATAGCAAATAGAAGTATTAATCAGACTTTCAAGTTGATAAAGGATGAACTGCTATAGCATGAACAGATTGATTTCAGGACTATAGTAATAACGATCCAGCAAGGACAAGAATCCAAAGTCCTAGGCAACGGCTAGGATTTCAACAAGAACCAGAGACAACCATCGCCAGATATCTTTAATGGAGGAGAAAGAGGACGATGAAGAAGATTGACGAAAGACTAGGAAGTGTTAGCGGCGGTGGTTTAAAAGGCTGTGAAAAAAGAGGAGACAGGTAGGATTTTTTAGAAGAAAGTTGGAACCTTGGTGCGGCTAGAGATTTAAAGGTTGCCGGCGAAGAGGAGGGGCTGTGATGTAGGTTGCTGCGGCTAGGGCTGCTTAGAAGGAGGGACAGCGGAGGCTAAGGTTGTGGAGAGGGTGCAGCAAtcactctgataccatgttgaaaagAAAAGCTCAATTGGAATTCAATTCATTAATGAGATCCtatctctttaaatagatgagAAAAAGTACATAAGAAAAAAAGTACATACTTGGAAAGTAAGTACATACTATGTTTAGAGATATACAAGTTTAAAGACATACTAAATATATCTTTCCTATATAAGGACTTATTAAATAAGCATAATTCTAACAGGAATGATAAAGTAAACATCCATGGAGATGCACCTTGAACATCTATTGATCGGCTCCATGTGCAGAAACCAGCTGTAATACTCTTGATTCTCTGAACTCCTAACACCATTGATGCACCATTTTTGCTTTACTAGTAGGCCAAAAACCTTGGTACATATAAAAGGTATTTTTTGGAAGTCCAGTAGTTTGAGATAAGCACTTCAACAGCTACATGAAGCATGAGCAGCCACAGGAGCAGATTCAGGTGCAAATGCACAAAATTAAATCTCTTAGGAAGAAATGCTAATGAAGTGGATGAGGAGACAACTTTTTCAAGAGATTCTAAAGAGGGTGCAACACCCTAAGCAAAAGTTTGCTACTAATAAGTTTCCACAGTTATACATAGTAACACATGATTCTTAATAATTGGTGATTGGAAAATATTGGGATgagtgggaaaaaaaaaagaacaagctTTACGGCATCATATATCCCTTGTAATGTTAAAAAAGGCATGTTCTCCAACATTTTTCTGTGTTGAACTGTATCTGGCACTAGAGTTACAAAAGCTTTGTAAAAGAGACACTAGAGACATGGAAAGATAATTTATAGCAAAACTATGCATCTTTTTACAGACTGCAGCAATATGAAACTTTAAGAAATTGCAGCACATTTTATAAGGTAAACCTCCAATGCTTACAGAGATATGTAAAAAATGTTTTAACATTAACCATCCAATTTTATACTGAATTCTGATACTTTATATGATACacacatctgaaaaataaatcaaattaatttatcTATAGTGCACAGTAGGTTTGAAGGTAGATCTAAAAGCAAATTTACAAGAACAACTAAAACTACCCAATTTCACAATTTCTAAGATACATATCAGAGATCAACTCCACTTTAAAATGCAATAACTACATAAAAGGAATATATTTTCTGTAGTGAAAACCCATAAACTTTTCCAATGTTGTCCTTCATTAAAGTGTCTAATATATTTGTTTTTCTTGTACAACATTATTAAAAAAGAACATAGCTTAAAATTGTCCTTCATTAAATTGATCTTGAGATGTCTGTGAACTGCTGCAAGTAAGAAGACATTTCTCCTGTAACACAATATTTATCTGtacatataaaatattaataaatatgttGAAAATGGATTTtacatatttataaatatatacggTGATTTAACCATGTCAATCGATGCCTTGTTACTTGTGCTCTATTACTAAAGAATCATAGTGCTAGAAAAGGATCTAAGGTTCAAGAAGTAGGTACTGATGTTTTTTATGATGGGTGTGGGTCACATGTTCTTTCATATAGTTTTCGACTGTCCTGAAAAAGATACAATCCAGATCAAAGTATATCCAGTAGACTTGGCCATGTACTGTTGTAATAGCTAAGAGCATTATCAAGAAAAAATGATTTTGTGTCATGAACTATCTAGCATATCATGACCCACACTGGAtgttaagtctgaaaaaattacaGGTTTGCAACCTACCTAGATGGTAGTCGTTACAAATGAGTAGTTAAATTGTCCAAGTACCATAAACATTATATCCACTAACAAGGTGCATTGGTAGAATATGTTTACATCGATGTTTAAGCTGAAAAACAAATCCTCCAAATTTTCATCTATATTAAATcatatatttcaaataagatggtTTCAGAAAGTATGGCTCCAAAATAATGAATAAATGGTTAAGGAAACCATATTGATGATGAAGAGGCAAGAGTAATATACAGAAATAGAGTTCTAACTCCTTAAATGGACTAGACATGAAATTCAAATAATCTGCCATAACTGATGCAAGTCTtaaggaaagaacagaagaaatcTTGCAATGGGAGTTATACATGATGATATTCAAATTGAAGGTGTATTCAATATTATCTGACCAACATTTTTTTAAGCAACTGAAAATTCTAAAACTATTCAATTATTTCTCATTTAACCTAATTCTATGAGTGTGTCAGAAATAAATATAGAGTAATGGACTCTCCTAATACTTAACAATCTTATGGTTTACGATAAGTTACAAGTAGCTCCTATCAACATTTTACAGTAGGTAAACTTTTGAATCATGTATATTCCAATGCTTCCTGACTTGTTACTAAAGTTTTCCTAGTTTATAGAATCTTTCTCTTAGCAAAATACTTTTTGTAGCTGACTGAATAATAATTTCCAAATCTCATGAATGGATAAAGAAATCATTAGGCCGCTCCATTCAGTGCAACTCAACAAGATTTTGGAAGCAAATCTCCATAGACTGCATTtcaaaaatgccaaaatatcatGATTTTCTAAATAAACAGTAGGCTGCACCACTTGTTTCGAAGTAAACAGTAGGCTGCACCACTTGGTGCACCACTCACTGCAGAACTGCATATGCTTGCAGCTGATCCAAAAAATCAAAATTGGATACATGTTACAATGAAATTATATGCAATCATACATCCACATATTAGCAGTAAAATTAATTCTAATATAATATACAAAAATAAAGAACTTATAATCAGCTTATTAAAACTGAAAAATAAGACTATAAATAGTTGCAAAATCAGCTAACACTTTATTTACAAGAAACATAAAGATAAAAGGTATACATCAGAAGATTTAAAGCCATATCGATTTCATAAACTGGAAAGTAATATAAATTGGGTCGAAAGGTTTACATTCAATGGGCAGGACATGGACCCATCACAAAAATAAAATGGAGGCTTCAATAGTGACACCTATCTGTCACTTTGATCGATAGGGAAGGCATATGGCATTTATTCACCATGGCAGGCATAATGAATTTTTGTAACCTGTGAGTAAACTCTGCAGTTTTCTACTCATGTATTTTCGGTAATTTGCATGCTAATGATGAACTCTGTTGCTTCAATTGTATGAAAGGCCCATGAGGGATCTTTTACATGGGACTTGCAGAGTTGATGTCAATGCAACAGTGAGACTGAAATTGTGTTCAAGCTATGTTTCATTCTTCCCAGAGACGAAAGCATGTCTTCTCAAGCTGTACAGGCCAATCAACACCAAGCAACCGAGGATTCAATTCCATTGCCACCTGAAAATCTAGTAATGAAGCATAATAACATGTGTTTGACCCTTGCACTTTCTTCTCTTGCCAAACACCATTTATACCAGGAAAAATCCTCCCATTTGCTCGACCTATCCTCCTATTGCTGCACCTGCCTCTAGCTAAGTCCATACAGGGTTTGATCAACCTCTTCAGAAATGCATCCAACCCGTTGTTCAACAAATTAGTACAGTCCACTGATAAACCAAGGCCTTCAAGTTCCAATTTATGCTCCAACTGCTTTTTTAAGGACCTTGTATCAGGCAGTTCAGAACTGCCACGACAAGACTCAGGAACATATGACTTCGAAAGATGAAAGCCACGCACAGAACCACTACGAAATGTCTTACGGGGAAGAGCGCAAGCAGTCCTTGGAATGCCCAGAGGAGCCCTTACAGGGCTTCTGCTTTGAACACTTGGACTAGCTCTCACTTGTTCAACCTCTTCTCCATCTTCCACAGATGCAACTTCTAACAAAGCCTTACTACCAATAGATATCAACTCTGGAGCACTTTGCTGCTCTCGTGACCTCTGCAAGTCACATGAATTAGTGACTTCTTGCATATGCCCAGGAGGCATCTTTCCATAAGGTCCAAGGGGGCTCGGACGGTCACTGCATCTCCGATCCCTGCTGCTTATAGACCTTCCCCTTCGAGGGGATGTTGGGAATGTGTCTCCAAAGCTTGACAATTTGCTAGTCCGTGAGTTCCCTGTGACTGTCTCTTTGCTTGGCGGGCCAAGAGCAAGACAAGCATTGCCAAGGATAGAGCGGATGAGCATATTATGAAGAGCAATATTTTCCTTCCCAACAGTACTATAGCACAACTTGTCAAATTCCAACTTGCTAAGCTTCAAATTGAGCAATCTTTTCAGATTATAGAAGTACTTCTCGGCTTTTTGCCGCCCAATCTTCTTAAAAAGCTGAGATTTTAGCTCCATAGTATCAACTCGAGAATACTGCTGATAAGATGGCATTCTGACTTCCAATTTTCAAACAATCACCAAAATGCAGCTCCCCTAATTTATCTCTTACAGACCATTAGAACCCAGAAAACAA
Protein-coding regions in this window:
- the LOC105058463 gene encoding uncharacterized protein gives rise to the protein MPSYQQYSRVDTMELKSQLFKKIGRQKAEKYFYNLKRLLNLKLSKLEFDKLCYSTVGKENIALHNMLIRSILGNACLALGPPSKETVTGNSRTSKLSSFGDTFPTSPRRGRSISSRDRRCSDRPSPLGPYGKMPPGHMQEVTNSCDLQRSREQQSAPELISIGSKALLEVASVEDGEEVEQVRASPSVQSRSPVRAPLGIPRTACALPRKTFRSGSVRGFHLSKSYVPESCRGSSELPDTRSLKKQLEHKLELEGLGLSVDCTNLLNNGLDAFLKRLIKPCMDLARGRCSNRRIGRANGRIFPGINGVWQEKKVQGSNTCYYASLLDFQVAMELNPRLLGVDWPVQLEKTCFRLWEE